In one window of Candidatus Avedoeria danica DNA:
- a CDS encoding NAD-dependent epimerase/dehydratase family protein yields MNVLVTGGAGFIGSHLVDRLLADGHNVTVIDNCVTGRPENVAQHADRPGFTFLRGSVLNETLVAAVCREVDLVFHLAAAVGVTHIVKDPLWAIVTNTRGTEIVLKRAFENRVRVVFASSSEIYGQSDAVPFDEDGPRVLGPTTIHRWAYSTSKALDEHLCWAYADKGLAVSAVRYFNIFGPRMDPAGYGSVIARFVTQALAGEPLTVHGDGHQSRCFTYVSEAVAATILAGTHDGALHEAFNIGHPQEHTIEHLAERVIALTGSPSTVSRVPYADVYGPSFADTRRRVPDVTKAAERLGFRAHVTLDEGLAAVIAERAVAAERAR; encoded by the coding sequence GGCCACAACGTCACGGTCATCGACAACTGCGTCACGGGCCGTCCCGAAAACGTGGCACAGCATGCCGACCGGCCCGGCTTCACGTTTCTGCGCGGCAGCGTGCTCAACGAGACACTCGTCGCTGCCGTCTGCCGCGAGGTCGATCTGGTGTTCCACCTGGCGGCGGCGGTCGGCGTCACGCACATCGTCAAGGATCCGCTCTGGGCGATCGTGACGAACACGCGAGGCACCGAGATCGTGCTCAAGCGCGCGTTCGAGAACCGGGTGCGCGTCGTGTTCGCGTCGAGCTCCGAGATCTACGGGCAGAGCGATGCCGTGCCGTTCGACGAGGACGGCCCGCGCGTGCTCGGACCGACGACGATCCACCGCTGGGCGTACTCGACGTCCAAGGCGCTCGACGAGCACCTCTGCTGGGCGTATGCCGACAAAGGCCTCGCCGTGTCGGCCGTCCGCTACTTCAACATCTTCGGCCCGCGGATGGACCCGGCCGGATACGGCAGCGTGATCGCCCGGTTCGTCACGCAGGCGCTGGCCGGCGAGCCGCTGACGGTGCACGGCGACGGCCACCAGAGCCGGTGCTTCACGTACGTGAGCGAAGCCGTCGCGGCGACGATCCTGGCTGGCACGCACGACGGGGCGCTGCACGAGGCGTTCAACATCGGCCATCCCCAAGAGCACACGATCGAACACTTGGCCGAACGCGTCATTGCGCTCACCGGCTCGCCGTCGACCGTCTCGCGCGTTCCGTACGCCGACGTGTACGGACCGTCGTTCGCCGACACGCGCCGCCGCGTGCCCGACGTGACGAAGGCGGCCGAGCGCCTCGGCTTCCGCGCGCACGTCACGTTGGACGAAGGCCTGGCGGCGGTCATCGCCGAGCGTGCCGTCGCCGCCGAGCGGGCGCGCTGA
- a CDS encoding NAD-dependent epimerase/dehydratase family protein, translating into MRMLISGVAGMIGTPLANRLVADGHTVLGIDDMSGGHDLSSLDNRVRFSRADVRDVPKLWSLLADVDVVLHLAARVSVTESILYPVEYNNVNTGGTVSLMAAARDAGVRRVVFGSSGTVYGPQAAQPVGEAAAARPVNPYAVSKFAAEHYVRAIGELYRIETVTLRLFNVYGTWRQHRPNHPAVIPHFVHEVLSGASIVLYGDPPGGQTRDFVHVDDVVEALVKSAVAGGISGAVLNIGSGVETAVADLVPLIEVAAGREARVLTSTEQAGGIDRLWADVRAARDILGWSPKVDLTTGLARLAAEMRTHVLRS; encoded by the coding sequence ATGCGCATGCTCATCTCGGGCGTGGCCGGCATGATCGGCACGCCGCTCGCGAACCGGCTCGTCGCCGACGGGCACACGGTGCTCGGCATCGACGACATGAGCGGCGGGCACGACCTGAGTTCGCTCGACAACCGGGTGCGGTTCTCGCGCGCCGACGTGCGGGACGTACCCAAGCTGTGGAGCCTGTTGGCGGACGTCGACGTCGTCCTCCACCTTGCGGCGCGGGTCAGCGTCACGGAGTCGATCCTCTATCCGGTCGAGTACAACAACGTGAACACCGGCGGCACGGTCAGCCTCATGGCCGCCGCAAGGGATGCCGGCGTGCGGCGGGTCGTCTTCGGCTCGTCGGGCACGGTGTACGGTCCGCAGGCGGCCCAGCCGGTGGGAGAAGCTGCGGCGGCCCGTCCGGTGAACCCTTACGCGGTCAGCAAGTTCGCCGCGGAGCACTACGTCCGCGCGATCGGGGAGCTCTACCGGATCGAGACCGTCACGCTGCGGCTGTTCAACGTGTACGGGACGTGGCGCCAGCACCGCCCCAATCACCCGGCGGTGATCCCGCACTTCGTCCATGAAGTCCTCTCGGGCGCCAGCATCGTCCTCTACGGTGACCCGCCCGGCGGCCAGACACGCGACTTCGTCCACGTCGACGACGTCGTCGAAGCGCTCGTGAAGTCAGCCGTGGCAGGTGGGATCTCCGGCGCCGTGCTGAACATCGGCAGCGGCGTCGAAACCGCCGTGGCCGATCTTGTGCCGCTGATCGAGGTGGCGGCGGGGCGGGAGGCGCGCGTGCTGACGTCCACGGAACAGGCCGGCGGCATCGACCGCCTCTGGGCCGACGTCCGGGCGGCGCGGGACATCCTCGGCTGGTCGCCCAAAGTCGACCTGACCACCGGGCTCGCTCGGCTCGCCGCGGAGATGCGGACGCACGTCCTGCGAAGTTGA
- the rplU gene encoding 50S ribosomal protein L21 has product MYAIVQHGGHQYRVEPGRTIEIERIDAAAGDTVTFDQVLFVGGESTKVGAPTVAGATVRATVVGEMKGEKILVQKYKPKSRYKIRTGHRQRYTQLKVDGITA; this is encoded by the coding sequence ATGTACGCGATCGTGCAGCACGGCGGACATCAGTACCGCGTTGAACCCGGCAGGACCATCGAGATCGAGCGGATCGATGCGGCGGCCGGTGACACCGTTACCTTCGATCAGGTGCTCTTCGTCGGCGGCGAGTCGACCAAGGTCGGCGCCCCGACGGTGGCCGGCGCCACCGTCCGCGCGACGGTCGTCGGCGAGATGAAGGGCGAAAAGATCCTCGTTCAGAAGTACAAGCCCAAGAGCCGCTACAAGATCCGCACCGGCCATCGCCAGCGCTACACGCAGCTCAAGGTCGACGGGATCACCGCCTAG
- the rpmA gene encoding 50S ribosomal protein L27: MAHKKGGGSSKNLRDSGPQYRGVKRYDGHAVLAGNILVRQCGTRLYPGTNVGMGRDFTLFALEHGFVKFEKRPRGRTAVSVYATHPNRPGATVSGNPTAPASPVASAKRGADPLNGGERA, translated from the coding sequence ATGGCACACAAAAAGGGTGGCGGGTCCAGCAAGAACCTGCGCGACTCCGGGCCGCAGTACCGTGGTGTGAAGCGCTATGACGGTCACGCGGTCCTGGCCGGCAACATTCTGGTGCGGCAGTGCGGCACCAGGCTCTACCCGGGCACGAACGTCGGCATGGGCCGCGACTTCACGCTGTTCGCGCTCGAGCACGGCTTCGTGAAGTTCGAGAAGCGCCCGCGCGGCCGGACGGCGGTCAGCGTGTACGCCACACATCCCAACCGGCCGGGCGCCACCGTGTCCGGCAACCCGACGGCGCCCGCCAGCCCCGTCGCGTCCGCCAAACGCGGTGCCGACCCGCTGAACGGCGGAGAACGAGCATGA
- the rpmE gene encoding 50S ribosomal protein L31 codes for MKADIHPQWFPEAQFVCRSCSMVYVVGATVATLNTEICANCHPFFTGEQRIVDTAGQVERFMRRLEVGQTQRLQQVKRVEAEAAREAAERDAKRRRRGLTPIVIAAEAEPEAAAETEPEAEPEAQG; via the coding sequence ATGAAAGCCGACATTCACCCGCAGTGGTTCCCGGAAGCGCAGTTCGTCTGTCGTTCGTGCAGCATGGTCTATGTTGTCGGCGCCACCGTGGCCACGCTCAACACCGAGATCTGCGCCAACTGCCACCCGTTCTTCACGGGTGAGCAACGCATCGTCGACACCGCCGGACAGGTCGAGCGCTTCATGCGCCGCCTCGAGGTCGGTCAGACACAGCGGCTGCAGCAGGTCAAGCGCGTCGAGGCCGAAGCCGCACGAGAAGCGGCCGAGCGGGATGCCAAGCGCCGCCGCCGTGGTCTGACGCCGATCGTCATCGCTGCTGAGGCCGAGCCTGAAGCCGCGGCTGAGACTGAGCCTGAGGCTGAGCCCGAGGCGCAGGGCTAA
- a CDS encoding dCTP deaminase — MVLSDGEIIERVRDGGMIEPFFDHLVSQGVVSYGLSSYGYDFRVADEFKVFSNVNYTAVDPKAFSPDAFVDIVTPDVCIIPPNSFALARTVEYFRIPRDIITVCLGKSTYARCGIILNVTPFEPGWEGHATLEISNTTPLPAKIYANEGIGQVLFLRGSRECLTSYKDRKGKYDRQHGIVLPRILGGDGAPR, encoded by the coding sequence ATGGTCCTGAGCGACGGTGAAATCATCGAGCGCGTGCGCGATGGCGGGATGATCGAACCGTTCTTCGACCACCTCGTCAGCCAGGGCGTCGTATCGTATGGACTGTCGAGCTACGGCTACGACTTCCGCGTCGCCGACGAGTTCAAGGTGTTCTCAAACGTGAACTACACCGCCGTCGACCCCAAGGCGTTCAGCCCCGACGCGTTCGTCGACATCGTGACGCCCGACGTCTGCATCATCCCGCCGAACTCGTTCGCCCTGGCGCGGACCGTCGAGTACTTCCGGATCCCGCGCGACATCATCACGGTTTGTCTCGGCAAGAGCACGTACGCCCGCTGCGGCATCATCTTGAACGTGACCCCCTTCGAGCCCGGCTGGGAAGGCCATGCCACGCTCGAGATCTCGAACACGACGCCGTTGCCGGCCAAGATCTACGCCAACGAGGGCATCGGCCAAGTCCTCTTCCTCCGCGGCAGCCGCGAGTGCCTGACGAGCTACAAGGACCGCAAGGGCAAGTACGATCGGCAGCACGGGATCGTGTTGCCACGCATCCTCGGCGGCGACGGCGCGCCGCGCTGA
- a CDS encoding type III pantothenate kinase: MSSEASAGGVMTIDVSNLLTSIVIWHGDTPTHHFQAGTDPRRTVDECALLIERWLRSVGVTPGALDGAAIACVVPVLGGITAEACERVLGRQPLVIGPGMRTGVAIRTDDPREVGADRIANAVAARERFGAPVIIVDFATALSIDVVNAEGHYVGAIIAPGIEVAAEALERRTAQLGRIPLAAPPHVIGDSTSHGLQSGLVLGHAAMVDGLVARVQAEWGPAAVVATGESGAAPEIVRLCASIDHFDPLLTLDGLSRLFRGWIERPPQVRRS, translated from the coding sequence GTGTCATCGGAGGCATCCGCCGGCGGCGTGATGACGATCGACGTCAGCAACCTGCTGACGAGCATCGTCATCTGGCACGGCGACACACCGACCCATCACTTCCAGGCCGGGACGGATCCGCGGCGGACCGTCGACGAGTGCGCGCTGCTGATCGAGCGCTGGCTGCGCTCGGTCGGCGTCACGCCGGGTGCGCTCGACGGTGCCGCGATCGCGTGCGTCGTGCCCGTGCTCGGCGGGATCACCGCCGAGGCGTGCGAGCGCGTGCTCGGCCGTCAACCGCTCGTCATCGGGCCCGGCATGCGCACCGGTGTTGCGATTCGAACGGACGACCCGCGCGAGGTCGGCGCCGACCGGATCGCCAACGCCGTCGCCGCGCGGGAACGGTTCGGCGCGCCGGTCATCATCGTCGATTTCGCCACGGCGCTGTCGATCGATGTCGTGAACGCCGAAGGGCACTACGTCGGGGCGATCATCGCGCCCGGTATCGAGGTGGCGGCCGAGGCGCTCGAACGACGGACGGCACAGCTCGGCCGGATCCCGCTCGCCGCGCCACCGCACGTCATCGGCGACAGCACGTCGCATGGCCTGCAGTCCGGTCTCGTGCTCGGCCACGCGGCGATGGTGGACGGTTTGGTGGCCCGCGTGCAGGCCGAGTGGGGCCCGGCCGCGGTCGTGGCCACAGGCGAGTCCGGCGCCGCGCCGGAGATCGTCCGGCTCTGCGCCTCGATCGACCACTTCGACCCGTTGTTGACGCTCGACGGGCTTTCGCGCCTGTTTCGCGGCTGGATCGAACGTCCGCCTCAGGTGCGACGTTCGTGA
- the greA gene encoding transcription elongation factor GreA: MIHEPQYITPEGHARLVEELRHLKEVRRSEVAEMIREAKEAGDISENAGYDEAKEKQAFVEGRINELEDLLKHASIIEGKGGKDVISIGSTLVVEEVDGDGAREKFRLVGSAEADPTKGLISNISPLGKALLGKKVGDRAKITTPDGGSLTFAVLQVS, from the coding sequence ATGATCCACGAACCGCAATACATCACGCCTGAGGGCCACGCCCGCCTTGTCGAGGAGCTGCGCCATCTCAAAGAGGTGCGGCGCAGCGAGGTCGCAGAGATGATCCGCGAGGCCAAGGAGGCCGGCGACATCAGCGAGAACGCCGGCTACGACGAGGCCAAGGAGAAGCAGGCCTTCGTCGAGGGCCGCATCAACGAGCTCGAGGACCTGCTCAAGCACGCCTCGATCATCGAAGGCAAGGGCGGCAAGGACGTCATCAGCATCGGCAGCACGCTCGTCGTCGAGGAAGTGGACGGCGATGGGGCGCGCGAGAAGTTCCGGCTCGTCGGCTCGGCGGAGGCGGACCCGACGAAAGGGCTGATCAGCAACATCTCGCCGCTCGGCAAGGCGCTCCTCGGCAAGAAGGTCGGCGACCGCGCGAAGATCACGACGCCGGACGGCGGATCGTTGACGTTCGCGGTCCTCCAAGTGTCGTAA
- the lysS gene encoding lysine--tRNA ligase, whose amino-acid sequence MAQLVAARLERLNAIRAAGIDPYPPRVKRTHMSADAIAAFGLIEAAGGDEGPAGVMLCGRLVGALRRMGGSMFVHLQDQSGTVQLHLRRDHMGEVDFGAAIDRLDPGDFVQADGTMFRTRAGEVSLAVDRVTMLAKSLRPLPEKWRGLTDVETRLRQRYLDMLSNESVRQRFIQRSLIVRAMRTFLDGRGFLEVETPTLQPIYGGGAARPFETHYHALGQTMYLRIADELYLKRCLVGGLERVYEICKDFRNEGIDRTHMPEFTMMECYWAYADYNDVMALVEDMVAEIALAANGTTRVTLPDGGPEIELAPPWRRWTVRDAVHDTTGIDIAAADTLPALRAAIEERGLHVAPQPTWAKTVDELVGDYVEPQCVQPTFLMDHPVALSPLAKRKPDDPRWAERFEPIVAGFELGNSFSELNDPIEQRERFEEMARQKAAGDDEQPPIDDDFIEALAHGMPPTGGLGIGVDRLVMVLTGTLNIREVVLFPAMRSDG is encoded by the coding sequence ATGGCGCAGCTGGTGGCGGCCCGGCTCGAACGCCTGAACGCGATTCGGGCGGCCGGCATCGACCCTTACCCACCGCGCGTCAAGCGAACGCACATGAGCGCGGACGCCATCGCCGCGTTCGGCTTGATCGAGGCGGCGGGCGGTGACGAGGGGCCGGCGGGCGTGATGTTGTGCGGGCGTCTCGTCGGGGCGCTGCGGCGGATGGGCGGCTCGATGTTCGTCCACCTCCAAGACCAGAGCGGCACCGTTCAGCTGCACCTGCGTCGCGACCACATGGGCGAGGTGGACTTCGGCGCGGCGATCGACCGGCTCGACCCGGGTGACTTCGTGCAGGCGGACGGGACGATGTTCCGCACGCGCGCCGGCGAGGTGAGCCTGGCGGTCGACCGCGTGACGATGCTGGCCAAGAGCTTGCGCCCGCTGCCCGAGAAGTGGCGCGGCCTGACGGACGTCGAGACCCGGCTGCGCCAGCGCTACCTGGACATGTTGTCCAACGAGTCCGTGCGCCAGCGCTTCATCCAGCGCTCGCTGATCGTACGCGCGATGCGCACGTTCCTCGACGGCCGCGGCTTCCTCGAGGTCGAAACGCCTACGCTTCAGCCGATTTACGGCGGCGGCGCTGCCCGGCCGTTCGAGACGCACTACCACGCCCTCGGTCAAACGATGTACCTCCGAATTGCGGATGAGCTCTACCTCAAGCGCTGTCTCGTCGGCGGACTCGAGCGCGTCTACGAGATCTGCAAGGACTTCCGCAACGAGGGGATCGACCGTACGCACATGCCCGAGTTCACGATGATGGAGTGCTACTGGGCGTACGCCGACTACAACGACGTCATGGCGCTGGTCGAAGACATGGTCGCCGAGATCGCGCTCGCGGCGAACGGGACGACGCGCGTCACGCTGCCGGACGGCGGACCCGAGATCGAGCTCGCCCCGCCTTGGCGCCGCTGGACGGTCCGGGACGCCGTGCACGACACGACGGGCATCGACATCGCCGCCGCCGACACGCTGCCTGCGCTGCGGGCTGCGATCGAGGAGCGGGGGCTGCACGTCGCGCCCCAGCCGACGTGGGCCAAGACCGTCGACGAGCTCGTGGGCGACTACGTCGAGCCGCAGTGCGTCCAGCCGACGTTCCTCATGGACCACCCGGTGGCGCTGAGCCCGCTGGCCAAGCGCAAGCCGGACGACCCGCGCTGGGCCGAGCGGTTCGAGCCGATCGTCGCGGGCTTCGAGCTCGGCAACAGTTTTTCGGAGCTGAACGATCCGATCGAGCAGCGCGAGCGCTTCGAGGAGATGGCCCGCCAGAAGGCGGCCGGCGACGACGAGCAGCCGCCGATCGACGACGACTTCATCGAGGCACTCGCCCACGGCATGCCCCCGACCGGCGGCCTCGGCATCGGCGTCGACCGGCTCGTCATGGTCCTGACCGGGACATTGAACATCCGCGAGGTCGTGTTGTTCCCGGCGATGCGCTCGGACGGGTAG